One Brevibacillus choshinensis genomic window carries:
- a CDS encoding copper amine oxidase N-terminal domain-containing protein produces the protein MLKKLASLVLALALVPVAAFSASAASAPAAIKVEYNKKAIVFPDQKPVIRDSRTLVPIRPIAESLGFDVDWNEKTRTVTINKGTNNVRLVVTQKIAKKNGQTINLDVPAQIINQRTMVPVRFIAEALTYQVNWDQKTQTVLIADEQSTQPNPSTDKPATSTGQKQPDANTASLIDRSSLFAKTFTIATIGLYRVSGTVEPGSDVTVTLEDKTFEVEVKSDGTFEFNKDTYDGIRNYTLKAEKDGKVDTFEGEFVSN, from the coding sequence ATGCTTAAAAAATTGGCCTCGCTTGTACTTGCGCTTGCTCTCGTACCTGTGGCAGCTTTTTCTGCTTCCGCTGCATCCGCGCCAGCAGCCATTAAAGTGGAATACAACAAGAAGGCAATCGTATTCCCTGACCAAAAACCAGTGATTCGTGACAGTCGTACCTTGGTCCCGATTCGACCGATTGCTGAAAGCCTCGGTTTTGATGTCGACTGGAATGAAAAAACGCGAACCGTGACGATCAACAAAGGAACCAACAATGTTCGCCTGGTCGTTACTCAAAAAATTGCCAAGAAAAATGGACAAACCATCAATCTGGATGTACCAGCTCAAATCATTAATCAACGCACAATGGTACCTGTACGTTTCATCGCAGAAGCCTTGACCTATCAAGTGAACTGGGATCAAAAAACGCAAACGGTTCTTATTGCGGACGAGCAGTCCACTCAGCCAAATCCATCGACTGATAAGCCAGCTACGAGCACAGGGCAAAAGCAGCCAGATGCGAACACTGCTTCATTGATCGACCGTTCTTCCCTTTTTGCGAAAACGTTCACCATCGCGACTATCGGCCTGTATCGTGTAAGTGGCACCGTAGAGCCTGGCAGTGATGTAACCGTTACGCTGGAAGACAAAACCTTCGAAGTCGAAGTCAAATCAGACGGTACCTTTGAATTCAACAAGGACACGTATGACGGCATTCGCAACTACACGCTGAAAGCCGAAAAAGACGGGAAAGTCGATACATTCGAGGGCGAATTTGTAAGTAATTAG
- a CDS encoding aldehyde dehydrogenase family protein, with the protein MAMKKACFIGGQWVEAAAYAPLYSPYSGEEIAQIPQADPETVKAAIAAAEEATAVMWKMPAYQRAAILEKIAHIMDERLEEAARIIALEAGKPIKTARGEVIRTIQTYKFAAEEAKRVHGETLPLDAAIGGEGRLAYTVREPLGVVGAITPFNFPMNLVAHKVGPALAAGNAVVLKPASQTPLSAFFLAEVAEQAGVPAGALNVVTGSGATVGDLLVKDPRVKALTFTGSPAVGIDIRNRAGLKRVTLELGSNSAVIIDRDVNLDEVIPRCIFGAFAYSGQVCISVQRIYVIKERFEEFVSKFVAETKKLRGGDSLSEDADYSAMISPRETERAVSWIEEAKLHGARVECGGEVVDRMLQPTVLTGVPADAKVSCQEVFGPVVLINAVESVQEAIELVNDSRYGLQAGLYTSNLGLALQAADELHVGGVMINDIPTFRVDHMPYGGVKESGMGREGVKYAIEELTEMKLVVIKK; encoded by the coding sequence ATGGCCATGAAGAAAGCATGCTTTATTGGAGGGCAGTGGGTTGAAGCCGCTGCCTATGCCCCCTTGTATTCTCCATACAGCGGTGAAGAAATTGCTCAAATCCCGCAAGCAGATCCAGAAACCGTAAAAGCGGCGATTGCCGCAGCGGAGGAAGCGACCGCTGTCATGTGGAAAATGCCTGCCTATCAGCGGGCAGCCATTCTGGAAAAAATCGCGCACATCATGGATGAGCGACTGGAGGAAGCAGCCAGGATCATCGCGTTGGAAGCGGGAAAGCCCATCAAAACTGCGCGCGGCGAGGTCATCCGCACCATTCAGACCTACAAGTTCGCAGCCGAAGAGGCAAAGCGCGTCCACGGAGAAACACTCCCGCTGGATGCGGCCATCGGTGGAGAAGGCAGACTGGCGTACACGGTCCGCGAACCGCTTGGGGTAGTCGGAGCGATTACGCCGTTTAACTTCCCGATGAACCTGGTTGCCCACAAAGTAGGGCCAGCTCTCGCAGCGGGCAACGCCGTTGTGCTGAAGCCAGCGTCACAGACCCCTCTATCGGCCTTTTTCCTGGCTGAGGTGGCAGAGCAGGCTGGAGTGCCTGCCGGTGCCTTGAACGTCGTGACAGGCAGCGGAGCGACTGTGGGAGACCTTTTGGTGAAGGATCCTCGAGTAAAGGCGTTGACCTTTACAGGAAGCCCCGCAGTGGGGATCGATATTCGCAACCGGGCAGGGCTGAAGCGCGTCACGTTGGAGCTCGGTTCCAATTCGGCAGTCATCATCGATCGGGATGTGAATCTCGACGAAGTGATTCCGCGCTGCATTTTCGGTGCATTTGCCTACTCTGGTCAGGTGTGCATTTCCGTGCAACGCATTTATGTGATAAAAGAACGCTTTGAGGAATTCGTGAGCAAGTTCGTCGCGGAGACCAAGAAGCTGCGAGGAGGAGACTCCTTGTCGGAGGATGCTGATTATTCCGCAATGATCAGCCCGCGAGAGACAGAGCGCGCAGTGTCGTGGATCGAGGAAGCCAAGCTGCACGGAGCACGTGTAGAATGCGGTGGCGAAGTGGTCGATCGCATGCTGCAGCCGACAGTGCTGACAGGAGTTCCGGCGGATGCAAAAGTATCCTGCCAGGAAGTTTTTGGTCCGGTCGTTCTCATTAACGCTGTAGAGTCCGTCCAGGAAGCGATTGAGCTGGTCAATGATTCACGCTATGGCTTGCAAGCAGGCTTATACACGAGCAATCTGGGACTCGCGCTGCAGGCTGCCGACGAGCTGCATGTCGGGGGGGTCATGATCAACGATATTCCGACCTTCCGCGTGGATCACATGCCGTATGGCGGCGTCAAGGAAAGCGGGATGGGACGTGAAGGCGTGAAATACGCCATCGAAGAGCTGACCGAGATGAAATTAGTGGTCATCAAGAAGTAA
- a CDS encoding exo-beta-N-acetylmuramidase NamZ domain-containing protein yields MKKMIPFLILALILSIITPGGSSANTAAIKLGSDVLFDQFHSLIDGKKVGLVTNQTGINSQGISTIDLLRRDRTVSLVALFTTENGLDGKWEQEKPALTYTHPVYGIPVYTWNASNRVPAPDMYAHMDMLLVDLQDSGARSHSYITTLRDSMLAAKQQGKPILVLDRPNPLGGKLVDGPLLEPAYASSIGTDTLPTAHGMTIGELAQFFNRNIGADLTVVPMQGYTRSMLFQDTGLTWVPISPNLPTLTSVFGYLATGHSAGTPLRHDDNYTWIGGEGISSSQYADLMNASLLPGVVFLPETKGTAGGVNVQITDPHQFNPVKTGIYALANARQLYPFPVPKSTETEISLFDRMMGTDKIGNLLEQNKAPQEIEASYQQQLASFREQRNPFLIYADEPYQPLIPIHSKPIVAQQAQPQKPNPEEKPAPPAPKPTTPGANGKTPSVPKPGAAGTNAPTTKPAQPAPKPAVKPPVATPAPKPATDKVAYLTFDDGPSAVTVSVLDTLKKYGVKATFFIVGRNVPGHEAILKRTLAEGHAIGGHTYSHDYRIVYKSMEAFFADLEKGNQLIENAIGIKPVIFRYPGGSTNSVSHKYQDPKLYNPSHPVMSAIKAEANKRKYIFIDWNVTNGDARSNKYTAQSALANIKQQVKNQKEIVILMHDSSTKSPTAEALPEVITFLKSKGYRFEVIKPDHPTVSTVK; encoded by the coding sequence ATGAAAAAAATGATTCCTTTCCTCATCCTTGCACTCATCTTGAGCATCATTACCCCAGGTGGAAGTTCCGCCAATACCGCTGCCATAAAGTTGGGAAGCGATGTACTGTTCGATCAATTTCATTCGTTGATCGATGGGAAAAAAGTGGGACTCGTCACCAACCAGACTGGTATCAATAGCCAGGGCATCAGTACGATCGATTTGTTGAGAAGGGACAGAACGGTAAGCCTCGTCGCGTTGTTCACTACCGAAAATGGCTTGGACGGCAAGTGGGAACAGGAAAAACCAGCTCTGACTTACACCCATCCGGTTTACGGCATACCTGTCTACACCTGGAACGCATCCAATCGGGTACCTGCTCCCGACATGTATGCCCACATGGATATGCTGCTTGTCGATCTGCAGGATTCAGGGGCACGTAGTCATTCATACATAACAACCTTACGTGACTCCATGCTTGCGGCAAAGCAACAGGGAAAACCAATCCTGGTGCTCGATCGCCCCAATCCATTAGGTGGAAAACTCGTCGACGGCCCGCTGCTTGAGCCTGCCTATGCTTCTTCCATCGGCACAGATACGCTGCCGACGGCCCACGGCATGACGATCGGCGAATTGGCCCAATTCTTCAATCGAAACATTGGTGCTGACCTAACAGTTGTCCCCATGCAGGGCTATACGCGCTCGATGCTGTTTCAGGACACGGGGCTGACTTGGGTGCCGATCTCACCAAATCTGCCTACCCTGACATCCGTGTTCGGATATTTGGCGACTGGCCACAGCGCGGGAACTCCACTCCGTCACGACGACAACTATACCTGGATTGGCGGCGAAGGGATTTCCTCCAGCCAATACGCAGACCTGATGAATGCCAGTCTTTTACCGGGTGTCGTTTTCTTGCCAGAGACCAAAGGAACAGCAGGTGGAGTGAACGTACAAATCACCGATCCGCACCAGTTCAACCCAGTAAAAACGGGAATCTACGCTTTGGCAAACGCTCGTCAGCTGTATCCGTTTCCGGTCCCGAAAAGCACGGAAACGGAAATCAGTTTATTTGACCGAATGATGGGAACAGACAAAATCGGAAATCTGTTGGAGCAAAATAAGGCACCGCAAGAAATCGAGGCTTCCTATCAGCAGCAGCTCGCCAGCTTTCGCGAGCAGCGCAACCCATTTCTGATCTATGCAGATGAGCCTTACCAGCCGCTCATACCGATTCACAGCAAGCCCATTGTCGCGCAACAGGCACAGCCGCAGAAGCCCAATCCGGAAGAAAAGCCGGCTCCACCAGCGCCTAAACCGACCACGCCTGGTGCGAACGGGAAGACGCCTTCTGTACCCAAGCCTGGCGCTGCCGGTACAAATGCGCCGACAACCAAACCGGCTCAGCCTGCGCCAAAGCCAGCGGTAAAGCCGCCTGTGGCAACACCTGCTCCGAAACCGGCCACGGATAAGGTCGCCTACCTGACGTTTGACGACGGTCCGTCAGCTGTGACCGTATCCGTGCTCGATACCCTGAAAAAGTACGGAGTGAAAGCAACCTTCTTTATCGTCGGTCGCAATGTGCCAGGCCACGAGGCAATCCTCAAACGCACCCTGGCAGAAGGCCATGCGATTGGCGGCCATACGTACTCGCACGATTACCGCATCGTGTACAAAAGCATGGAAGCTTTCTTTGCCGATCTGGAAAAAGGAAATCAGCTGATCGAAAATGCCATCGGAATCAAGCCTGTGATATTCCGATATCCTGGCGGCAGCACCAATTCGGTGAGTCACAAGTATCAAGATCCCAAGCTGTACAATCCATCCCATCCCGTCATGAGTGCCATCAAGGCGGAGGCGAATAAACGGAAGTACATCTTCATCGATTGGAATGTGACGAATGGGGATGCCCGAAGCAACAAGTACACTGCACAAAGCGCTCTGGCCAACATCAAGCAGCAGGTGAAGAATCAAAAGGAAATCGTGATCCTGATGCATGACTCCAGCACCAAATCTCCAACTGCGGAGGCACTGCCAGAGGTCATTACGTTCCTCAAATCCAAAGGGTATCGCTTTGAAGTCATCAAACCCGATCACCCTACGGTATCCACGGTAAAATAG
- the gabT gene encoding 4-aminobutyrate--2-oxoglutarate transaminase, translating into MSPITTKFIQLKTAVPGPKSQEMLAKKEANVPRGPSNTTPAFVAKAEGALLTDIDGNTFIDFAGAIGSINAGHCPPAVVEALKEQLDQYIHTCFHVMMYEPYVKLAEKLNQITPGDHAKKTFFLNSGAEAVENAVKIARKYTGRKAIISFERGFHGRTLLAMSLTSKVRPYKYEFGPFAPDTYKMTYPYYYRSPYGASPEETDAEVLRRFEDFFLAEVAADNVAAIIMEPVQGEGGFVAPSKTFVQGVRAICDKYGILLIADEVQTGFGRTGKMFAMEHYDVVPDIITMSKSLGAGMPISAVTGRAEIMDAPNPGEIGGTYGGSPLGCVAALKVIEMMEQDGFLERAKTIGDTILKRFEQFKQQFAEVGDARGLGAMCGIELVKDKASKEPNKELTAKIVQACYQNGIVVMSAGLYSNVIRILSPLVITDEQLEEGLNVLESVLAELCTPNR; encoded by the coding sequence ATGAGTCCGATCACGACCAAATTCATCCAATTGAAAACGGCAGTACCAGGTCCCAAATCACAAGAAATGCTCGCGAAAAAAGAGGCGAATGTGCCGCGCGGACCGTCCAATACCACACCAGCGTTTGTGGCCAAGGCCGAGGGGGCGCTGCTGACAGATATTGATGGCAATACGTTTATTGACTTTGCAGGTGCCATCGGATCGATTAATGCTGGGCACTGCCCGCCGGCGGTGGTGGAAGCGCTCAAAGAACAGCTGGATCAATACATACACACCTGCTTCCACGTCATGATGTATGAGCCGTATGTGAAGCTCGCTGAAAAATTGAATCAGATTACGCCGGGGGACCACGCGAAGAAGACGTTCTTCCTGAACAGCGGGGCAGAGGCTGTGGAAAATGCGGTGAAAATCGCCCGCAAATACACAGGACGCAAAGCCATCATCTCGTTCGAGCGAGGCTTCCATGGACGCACGCTGCTCGCCATGTCGCTGACGAGCAAAGTCCGCCCTTACAAATATGAGTTCGGTCCGTTTGCGCCTGACACGTACAAAATGACCTACCCTTACTACTATCGTTCTCCGTACGGTGCTTCTCCCGAGGAGACGGATGCGGAAGTGCTGCGTCGTTTCGAAGACTTCTTCCTCGCCGAAGTGGCTGCGGACAACGTGGCGGCGATCATCATGGAACCGGTCCAAGGAGAAGGCGGATTTGTAGCCCCTTCGAAAACCTTCGTGCAGGGTGTAAGGGCCATTTGCGACAAGTACGGCATTCTCCTGATCGCGGATGAAGTGCAGACCGGCTTTGGACGCACAGGCAAAATGTTTGCGATGGAGCATTACGACGTCGTGCCCGACATCATTACCATGTCCAAGTCTCTCGGAGCCGGCATGCCGATCAGTGCGGTGACAGGACGCGCCGAAATCATGGATGCTCCGAATCCGGGTGAAATCGGCGGAACGTACGGCGGCAGTCCTCTCGGTTGCGTGGCGGCGCTGAAGGTCATCGAAATGATGGAGCAGGATGGCTTCTTGGAGCGGGCGAAGACCATTGGCGACACCATTCTCAAACGATTCGAGCAGTTCAAGCAGCAATTTGCCGAGGTGGGCGATGCGCGCGGTCTAGGCGCGATGTGCGGGATCGAGCTCGTGAAGGACAAAGCAAGCAAGGAACCGAATAAAGAGCTGACAGCAAAAATCGTTCAGGCTTGCTACCAAAATGGGATCGTTGTCATGTCCGCGGGGCTTTACAGCAACGTGATCCGCATTCTATCCCCGCTGGTCATTACCGACGAGCAGCTGGAAGAGGGCTTGAACGTGCTGGAGAGTGTGTTGGCTGAGCTTTGCACACCGAATCGCTAA
- a CDS encoding acyl-CoA synthetase, translating to MIEAKRVRRNTLGDILRRSRGRFPEKTALQFEEEALTYSQLDRIVNQAAQAFISKGLQKGERAAVLSRNSMDFVILNFALAKAGIIMVPINYMLNQEDVAFILGHSEVSAVFVSPEFQELAQGAIRLSDMVPKVQALISKPTAQSGEWVPFRAWIQEADDQEPDVELDDEDVAHILYTSGTESKPKGVMLTHKSIISEYVSTIIDGDMKEDDVAIHALPLFHSAQLHCFLGPYIYLGGSGVILEAATPAIMLETVETFRATQLFCPPTVWIALLRSPEFASRNLSSLKKCYYGAAIMPVEVLKELNTRLPEAQFYNFYGQTEVAPLATVLKPGEQIRKAGSAGKPSLNVETKIVDDEGNEVPRGSVGEIVHRTSHAMIGYFRDPEKSQAAFQGGWFHSGDLGIMDDEGFITVVDRKKDMIKSGGENVASREVEETIYLHPKVSEVAVIGIPHPYWIEAVTAVVVPKAGESLTEEEMLAFCKDRLSAFKAPKYVVIADNLPRNPSGKILKRELRLRYDVLAKQ from the coding sequence ATGATCGAGGCCAAGCGCGTAAGGAGAAATACGTTAGGGGATATTCTCAGGCGGAGTCGCGGACGTTTTCCAGAAAAGACCGCTTTGCAGTTCGAAGAAGAGGCCCTTACATACAGTCAGCTCGATCGGATCGTCAACCAGGCTGCACAGGCTTTCATCTCCAAGGGCTTGCAAAAAGGAGAGAGGGCGGCCGTACTATCCCGCAACTCAATGGACTTTGTGATTCTCAACTTCGCTTTGGCCAAAGCAGGCATCATCATGGTACCGATCAACTACATGCTGAATCAAGAGGACGTGGCTTTCATTCTGGGACATTCAGAAGTCAGTGCCGTATTTGTCTCACCCGAGTTCCAGGAGCTCGCACAGGGGGCAATCAGGCTGTCAGACATGGTCCCCAAAGTGCAGGCGCTGATCTCCAAGCCAACCGCTCAGAGTGGAGAGTGGGTCCCATTTCGGGCGTGGATCCAAGAGGCCGATGATCAGGAGCCGGATGTGGAGCTCGATGATGAAGATGTCGCTCATATCTTGTATACGAGCGGTACGGAGTCGAAGCCAAAAGGGGTCATGCTGACGCATAAGAGCATCATTTCCGAGTATGTCAGCACGATCATCGATGGCGACATGAAAGAGGATGATGTCGCGATTCATGCCCTGCCCTTGTTTCATAGCGCACAGCTGCATTGCTTTTTAGGGCCTTACATATACCTCGGCGGAAGCGGTGTCATTTTGGAGGCGGCGACACCGGCAATCATGCTGGAGACGGTAGAAACGTTCCGAGCCACCCAGCTGTTCTGCCCTCCGACGGTTTGGATCGCGCTGCTGCGTTCTCCTGAATTTGCATCGCGCAATCTCAGCTCACTCAAGAAATGCTACTACGGTGCAGCAATCATGCCCGTCGAAGTGTTGAAAGAGCTGAATACGCGTTTGCCAGAGGCCCAGTTCTACAACTTCTACGGTCAAACTGAAGTAGCGCCTCTCGCCACGGTGTTAAAGCCAGGCGAGCAAATCCGCAAAGCGGGCTCCGCCGGAAAACCGTCACTCAATGTGGAGACGAAAATCGTAGATGACGAAGGAAACGAAGTGCCTCGTGGCAGCGTGGGAGAGATCGTGCACCGGACAAGTCATGCGATGATCGGCTATTTCCGTGATCCTGAAAAATCACAGGCTGCCTTCCAGGGAGGCTGGTTCCATAGCGGTGATCTGGGGATTATGGACGACGAAGGATTCATCACCGTGGTCGATCGAAAAAAAGATATGATCAAATCTGGCGGTGAAAATGTGGCCAGCAGGGAAGTGGAGGAAACCATCTACCTTCATCCCAAAGTATCCGAGGTGGCTGTCATCGGCATTCCTCACCCGTATTGGATCGAGGCGGTCACGGCAGTCGTGGTGCCGAAAGCAGGGGAGTCATTGACGGAAGAAGAAATGCTCGCGTTTTGCAAAGACCGTCTGTCTGCCTTCAAGGCGCCGAAATATGTGGTCATTGCGGATAATCTGCCGCGAAATCCGAGCGGTAAGATATTGAAACGGGAGCTGCGTCTGCGCTACGACGTTCTCGCAAAGCAGTAA
- a CDS encoding YhcN/YlaJ family sporulation lipoprotein, whose amino-acid sequence MRRIQVGICSAMILAGLVAGCSPNKEQGSEDMNGNQAKFEAQGINFRNDNAGMDKGPAAMISQKYVHQREPHLVSRLERHAENIPGVVDIKVLAYKDTLLVGVLPSDTPKPDEPNRRPSIAHTPGKIVRNDNGHTDALQRRVVDRMRVRLQTESRYNVMYVSTNRALYDRVADLHERIVRGEPVSDEAFQVLINDMGYTIKGYNLID is encoded by the coding sequence TTGAGACGAATTCAAGTGGGAATTTGCTCGGCGATGATCCTCGCCGGTTTGGTAGCAGGCTGTTCGCCAAACAAAGAACAGGGCTCGGAGGACATGAACGGAAATCAGGCCAAGTTCGAAGCACAGGGCATTAATTTTCGTAACGACAATGCAGGGATGGACAAAGGACCGGCTGCGATGATCAGTCAAAAGTACGTCCACCAAAGAGAGCCCCATCTGGTGTCCAGACTGGAGCGGCATGCAGAGAACATTCCAGGGGTAGTGGATATCAAGGTATTGGCTTACAAAGATACGCTTCTGGTCGGTGTTCTGCCAAGTGACACCCCAAAACCGGATGAACCCAATCGAAGACCTTCCATCGCCCACACGCCGGGAAAAATCGTCAGGAACGACAATGGACATACGGACGCCTTGCAGCGACGCGTGGTCGACAGGATGAGAGTACGCTTGCAGACAGAGAGTCGCTACAATGTGATGTATGTTTCGACCAATCGGGCGCTTTATGACAGGGTAGCAGATCTGCATGAGAGGATCGTTCGCGGAGAACCGGTAAGTGACGAAGCTTTCCAGGTCTTGATCAATGACATGGGCTATACAATCAAAGGCTACAACCTGATCGACTGA